In the Besnoitia besnoiti strain Bb-Ger1 chromosome IX, whole genome shotgun sequence genome, CACACCGTCCCTTCACGTTGCTTCACGAAAACTTTTCTTCTGTTCTCTTTATAGAACACCGGTGGGCTTTAGTCCTCCTTAGTTGGCATGTGGCCGTTCACACTGCATAAGCTGCATTCTCGGGGGGCTGCCGCCCTTTTGCCTCGAATTAGCGATAAGCAGCTCTCTCCCGCCAATGAGGAGAGCAATGAGAAGCCCTGCAACGACCAGTCCGCCGAGCCACACGGGCCAGGAAGCCGATGCAACTTTACTGGGCTGAGCCGTCACGTTTGCCTCACTGAAGCCGTGCCCGCTTTCCTTGGAAAGCTCTTTCGCCTCTCGGCTGGTTTTTGCCTCCTTTGTGCCGGACTTGGCCTCGACTTTGGGCTCAGCCTCCGTAGACGCTTCCTTCGCCGCAACGGCCTCTCTtgcgtcctcgctgctgtGGGGGTTGTGGGGCTGCTGCTGAGACGAAGGCGATCCAACCTCCAGGGGCTTCTTCACGTTCTTGACAGCTTCCCGCGCCTGCTcggccgccttctccgcgttgTCTGTAAGGTGCGCGTCGTGACTTTCCTGTTTCTCCACACGGTGCTTATGgggtctctcctcgtcgtccacGGCAGCTTTGCTTTCCCGTTCAAGCTCCGGAATGACCGAGGAGAGCAGCTTGTTGGCAATGCCGTTCAAATTCTCCATGAGGTGATCCATGGGgaaaggcggcggaggcgcaggcggggcgAGTGGCGCAATGCGGAAGATTCTGACCACTCCCGCCCCGCGCAGGAGTGGCCGCGCAGTGAAGGCAGGCgggaagagaagaggacgcatagcggcggagcggaaggaaagcggcgccgagccgAGGACTCGAGGGACACCGAGGGGGCTGAAGAAGGGCACTCCAGCGCCCATCTCCACGCGGGGCGCGGGCTCGACAGCCGCGGGACTTGGCTCAGTGCTAAAGCAGTGCGCACACAAGAGAGAACTTCGAGAGTGGTTGACTATAGAGTTTAGACGCTAGCTTCCCGGCGTGGAAGCTGTGTGTGGAAcatttccttctcgccgttaaCATGATCTCAGAGTACTCGAGTCTGACCAGTAGCGGCGTACTTGGAGAGAGCATCCCTGAGACAGAGTTATTTACAAATAACATGctggtcatgaaaagcacaagagaacagGGATCCGGTAAACGAAGACCTTGAAGATCTTGCAACAGACaagagaagaaacgcagaaGCATGCGCGTCACACCCTACTGTCCTGGACACTTAACCACACACGACCAGCCGGGCAAACGAACAAACGATGAAGGGAGCGCAGACGTAGAGACAacgacgcgtccgcggctctgccAGCTGGACTCAGAGGAACAAACCGGACACAATACACATACAAATAATAAAAACTAGTTAGATGGTACCGAGATGGGCCTGCGAGTTACTTTTGGACTTACTGGTGAGGCATGTCCATGACCGTGAAGACCGCAGCGTCGTGAGGCGCGATGACAATCTCCACAGGCGGCCCATGCACCGTCAGAACTGTGCTGCCTTCGTCCTTCCAGACGTTTCGGAGCTCCAGAGGGAACTCGCGCACAAAACCCAGCCAGCCTGCGAGCGTCTGCCAGTCGAGCTGCTGAGAGACTTCCTTGTCGCCCCAGTTAACCAGTGCCAGACCGAAATCCGGGCCCTCGAGAGACGAGACTCGCACCTCCACGGAGTCCCCCAGCCTCTTTGTCACTGCAGACACGCGACAGACAGAAAACGCGACTTTTGAAGGGCAGATCCAGTGACTGCCGCAACCTCTGGGGAACCGcgaccgccccccccccccccccgccccggcGACAGAGCGACAGCACTTTTGACACTTTTTCCTAATGTCAACGTAGGAGCAACTAAGCGGGTAGAAGCGTCTCTGTCCGGTGAATccgagaaggcggaagcggcAGGATGACTCGTACCAGGCACCGTTTCGAAGCAACAGACGAAAAGGAGGGACGGAAAAGTACATACGATGGGGAGTAGCGTTGAGGCACCGGCTGTCCTGCCTGGACGGGAAACCGTTGACCCTCACATCCAGAAGCCCAAGAGAGACGGCCACTTACGCCATGTCATGTCCATGTTGTCGATAACATGGTCCAGGGAACTGCCCGTCAAGATCTCTGAAGGCAAAAAAGTTTTTCTCAAATCAGAGCGAGTGCGAGAAAGCCGAATCAGGTGGCGGCGAGCCTGGAGGGCACACATTGTCGGTCACACACTCTCCACCAGACGCTCCTGAAACCGCTGGAACTACCTCTACTATTCCTTGTTTGTGGTCCGCTCCTCCCCTCTCCACGCATTCTGCTGCTCCTCTATGCGGCGCCGGAGCGAATGTGAAAACATGATACAGATCGTgtgagaaaaggaaaaaaacacCTGCCACGCACGCCAATCCTCTCGCTGCGTTAGCTTTCCTCTGAATCCTCTCGGACTCAACGGCTGAACTCAAACCCAACTGCGACTCACTGGTGAGCGCAGGTGACACTGATGCGATATCGCCGGCGAGCAGGATCGGGGCTCCAGAAAGAGCCTGAGAAGAGACATATCCACGCCCCACCGACCGAGACTGCATCAAACGTGTGTTTTGTTGGCagcccccccacccccccccggTGTCGTCTGATATTTGTCGATCTACACTCCACATCCAATAACAGATAACTGAACAGTCGCAAACGATTTCACCTGTATCACCCTTGCGGAAAGGACGAGATGCACACGGCCTGGTTAGTCATCGGCTCCTCAGGCGGTCCGGCACCATACCATCAGGTCTGTCTACACCCAATCCTATCAAGTGGTCACTGGATCATCACGCATTATTCGTGCCTAACTACGCCGCCAAAGAGCCAGATTGATAAAGCACAGAAACGCGTGCGCAGCATGAAGCTCTCGCTCCATTCTCGTTCAGGAGGCTTACAAATAAGGACAATTCCACGCGCACTTCCGCGGGCGTAGGAGCCTGGGCTCCGGTGATCTGAGGGAACAAACAAGCGAATTCGCGACCGCGTGTCCACTGCGATAAAAATCGGTCTGCGGTTTCCTGAACTCTCTGCCGAGATCCGTCAGTTCCGTACGTCCCGTGTGGGCGCCACACAACTCCTGTCCAagtcctctctcttcggccCGTTCGCTTCCAATCCCTATCCACCTGAACGGACGAAAGGACTCTAGGGAAAAAAGGCACCTTGAAACTCTGCGCTGCACTGCTCAAGTGTACTCACCGGAAGGTGCTGGGGACTCAGCTTGAGAAACGGGCTTGGCCCCACGACCTCGGAGGCCTCTGTGCTTCGCTTCCACGCGGAAGCGAACTCGTTGAAGCCTGTCCAGAAGCGCGGCGCTTTCTCGACGATGTGTTGAACAGTGCAGATGTTGGAGAGAGTGTGGAGCTCCTTCTGGAGTTCTTCTGGGAGGCAGCAAAccacggcgcaggcgcactgACGTGCTGGTCaaggcggtcgccgcaggaggAAACGGGCGCCACAAGACACTCCAGAAACGAAGCCCACACGGAAGAGATATTAGGGCCGGAGTTGCGCAAAGCACCATCGGGCTTGCTGTCGACCCGCACAGTGCTGCGACTAACTCGACAAACGCGCGAGTGTACCCGCGAGCGAGATTGGGTCGACTAGGGACAGGGTGCCGACTGAGAGAACTCACCACGATCGCCGGTGGCCAGGCtgagagaaaggaaacgcAACACGCCGAGACAAGCAATGCAGGGAAACAGAGCGGAATCGGTTGCATGTGGCTATCGCCAGCACACGGTGCTTGCCACGCAATCACGCAGTACACCCCACACACAGGCGCATCTGAGTTCGTTCATCCGATGACAAGGACGAGCGAGGCCACCAGCATGCTTTCCAGAGTGAGTAGACAGTCAAGAGTGAGGTTATTTGAGCCAGGACATGGGTATCGATATGCACAGATGCACGATGATCTCTTGTCTGCAGCAACAATTCATCCTCGTTCTCTTGTGTAGAGTCATATGTCGATTCCGAATGCATTTTTCTGGACCGAGTCCTCTGCAATAGAGTAGTTAACTGTCGCGAGGTGGAAGTCAAAACAGCTCTCCGTCCTTTGAATTATGGACATGCAGCTAACGAACCTGACGAATCAATGACTCCATTCCCTTCGACAATAGTTCCCtgtgtgcatgtgtgcgCCGCACGCCACACATATCTCGCTGAGTggaagcgcgacgcggactGAGCTCGCGAAAGATCTCAGCGACACATGCCCGAAAACTAACCAAACCCACCTGGCGGGCGCGTTGGAGTCGAGCCAGCTGCACAGCAGCTGCGGGATCGGTGAAGCCTCTGCGTGCGACTGGAGAATCACCCTCCACGACGCGGCCTCCCGGTGCGTCGCCACCCCGATCGAGTGACAGGCATGGAGCTGAACACAACGCCACAGAAAACGAACTGGCGTCCGCCCCCAGAGCTAAAGCCGTATCCCATGGGCGGCGAactcgcctccccccccttccaCCCTCCCCGAAGTTGAGGGCACATGGAAACTCAGCGTGACGTGGAGCAGCGATGGCGACGTGGGCGACAACTGGAGCCCGCGCGAATCAGCACGGCATAGAGAGAGCCAGGGAAGATCGAGGAAATAGAAGCGAGCGACCAGCGGACTGTAGACGACATACCTGAATGACGTCAACGCCCCACTCCAAAAAAGTGGAGACATCTTGTTCGGGTTCCGAACTGAACGTAAAACGCACAGAACAGCTGCAAACAAGACTGCATGCGCTTTGCGGCCGGCACCACCCAAAACAATCAATGTAACCGGCAGCTgttgccgcggcgctcgagcgcgagagatcgcattccgccgcggccccgACACCAAACACAGCCACAGAGTCGTCGCTTCTCCAACCTTGACTCGGTCCCTTTCTGAGATGCACATGCCTCTTGCATGCCAACTTCCGCCTCCGGCTTTCAGGAACGGCTGGGGCAacagcctgcagcagcaggcgcccaTTCCCAAGGCCTGTGAGCTCAAGCAAAGAATGCCAGCGACAGAAAAATCCCCAAATACCGGCATGGGACATACTCAGGTGAGATGGGAGCCGACGAAGAGCATGCGCCTGCGAGACTGGCGCCAATTCCAAAGCGCAGACCTTTCTCGTGGACGTAGTCGACGAGGGCCCGCATGCCCGACGGAAATCGCGAAGCGtctgcctgcaggcgcccctcgctgtctctctccgctgacGCCCAGCAGCCGTCGAGCAGCACCAAGTCATAGCCCGCCTGCCGGAAGTCGCGCTCGCTGAGGCGATCCGCAACGCTGCGGAGCTGGCTCTCATCAGGAAGGTCTTGCTTCTTGCAGTCTGACGCCACGCAGAAAGCCGGAAGGAAACGGCAGAGTCAAGGAACAAGAAAAAAGGAAGAGCGTCGCTGGAAAGAGAAGACAGCAAGTTCCGGAGTAGAGGAACCGTTCAGTTGTGGGAAGTTCTAAAGCAATTGCAAGGGAGTTTGATGGATGAAACTGATGATGAAATTCAGAGTGCCGACAAAGACCGCGGATGGGAAAGATGGGGGCATCAGCGGCTTCGCTACAACCGATAGCCTCTGCATGCttaccctaaaccctaaacgaGAGTCGACTCGTAGCTAGCTTTTTATATGCTCCACATAGCCCAAACACGTATAGAAACACCCGCACCATACAACGGATGAAACAAAGCAAACGCTCGACATGGAATCCACGCGCCACTCACAGTGGCGTACCTGGCCAGCTGGCGCTTGTCCAGCCCATCATTCGTCTCCTTGTTTTATGAGGCGCTGATTCATgagcctcttcttcatcgccgAAGACATCGTCAAGAAGCTTTTTCTCAAGCTTGACGGTTTCCCTCAGCAGCGGCTCCATACTGTCGAATGGTGAGTCCGGGCTGAGGGTGTTATGCGCGGCAACACCCAAGAAAAAGACAATCGACACTGGAACGAACgcaagaaagaaaagacacATCTGCGCTTTTCgactgcagaggccgcgggaacgcgaggcgaggagcgCCCCGCGAGGGCTGCCTGCCGCCATATTTCCCTGCTTCCGAAAACACGAAAATTCAGAATGCAACGGATTTCCACTGTTGCCTCCAATCACGCGATGGAAACTTCAGCACCCACCACGCAACAGCTGCAAACAACCGCTTTTTGCGGGCAACCATACAAATACTGAAACACAGGTCCGAATTTAACGACAGCAGTACCGGAGTGACTGATGCAAATTGGCAACTCTTTGGCGCCACCAGACGCCTGGAAACACGAAGGAAACCCTGCGCCAGAACCCGACGAGTCTTGGATGgagagctgcggcgggcgcgacagTTTCCCTGCCGCTGAGAGGTGACTCCCCAAGGCACGGAGGTGGGAAATATAACACAGCCTCGCACGCAAAAAAACGCGTCGGTTTGATCAACGATAAAATGAGTCAAAAAGAGAGTGGGAttgaaagaaaaagagaggagTCCTACCTAGTCGTTGGCCGCTTTATTGGTGAAGTACAAGACAAGGCTGCACAGGCCGACCAGTGGAGGCGGGTCAGCTGCGGCGGGTTGACCAGAGGAGAGGTAAACTTGAACAGCGGACAGAAAATTAAGTGGAAAACGAAAACGACCAGGCAAAGATTGTGGACACAAAACGCAGCACGGTACTTCTGGGAGTCTTCGCGTCAGAATTTGAAGCCAGTCTTTGGCGGGTGGCTGGAAGACACGAGGAGGGGGGACGCGGGCATCCAGACACGCTTACGGAGCGCGAGCTGGCGAGGAGCAGTTTTCCGCATCCACCCCAGCAGTAACCGCACTCATCTGTGTGTAGCGCTGAGAAAATCGAGCCGCACACTTTCGTCAAGCTGTAGAAACAATTCCACTGCTATGCTGTAAATGGAACCACTGTTCAGGGCCTCAGGCTCCGCACATTCGCACTTGAAGGGCGACACACGCGTGGACAACGGGTACCGCATTCCCAGCCCAATCTACGGGTACTACGGGTAGACACGGAAGCTTgaagacacacacacgcgatgATCTCCCACAAAACGACACTGAGTAGCTGGCAAAGCTTGCTGTTCTGAACTCGTGGGACGCTAAAGGTCCAATATCACACCCTACACCTCGACTACGAAAGTGAACGGTATATAGCGGGGGGTTCACGCTGGGCACCAGGACATCTGTCGTCCCAAGGGTCTACCGGAGTTCGGTAAACACTTCCTGTTCCTCGGGACGTTGAGATATTATATCATGCTTCTCTTTTGCTTGCCCGAGCGAGGGTTTTCTGCTGAGAAGCTTTTGTTTTTGAGAGTGGCTTCCTTTCGG is a window encoding:
- a CDS encoding Alpha-galactosidase (encoded by transcript BESB_012040), which produces MEPLLRETVKLEKKLLDDVFGDEEEAHESAPHKTRRRMMGWTSASWPDCKKQDLPDESQLRSVADRLSERDFRQAGYDLVLLDGCWASAERDSEGRLQADASRFPSGMRALVDYVHEKGLRFGIGASLAGACSSSAPISPDSEPEQDVSTFLEWGVDVIQLHACHSIGVATHREAASWRVILQSHAEASPIPQLLCSWLDSNAPASLATGDREELQKELHTLSNICTVQHIVEKAPRFWTGFNEFASAWKRSTEASEVVGPSPFLKLSPQHLPITGAQAPTPAEVRVELSLFALSGAPILLAGDIASVSPALTKILTGSSLDHVIDNMDMTWLTKRLGDSVEVRVSSLEGPDFGLALVNWGDKEVSQQLDWQTLAGWLGFVREFPLELRNVWKDEGSTVLTVHGPPVEIVIAPHDAAVFTVMDMPHHTEPSPAAVEPAPRVEMGAGVPFFSPLGVPRVLGSAPLSFRSAAMRPLLFPPAFTARPLLRGAGVVRIFRIAPLAPPAPPPPFPMDHLMENLNGIANKLLSSVIPELERESKAAVDDEERPHKHRVEKQESHDAHLTDNAEKAAEQAREAVKNVKKPLEVGSPSSQQQPHNPHSSEDAREAVAAKEASTEAEPKVEAKSGTKEAKTSREAKELSKESGHGFSEANVTAQPSKVASASWPVWLGGLVVAGLLIALLIGGRELLIANSRQKGGSPPRMQLMQCERPHAN